The Lycium ferocissimum isolate CSIRO_LF1 unplaced genomic scaffold, AGI_CSIRO_Lferr_CH_V1 ctg16513, whole genome shotgun sequence genome contains the following window.
TAAGTTAAGTTGGGAGCTCTGTCATAGTTTTTCGCCAATTTGGGACTTGTCCTATTCTTAGTCTCTTAAGCTCAAATGAGTATGTCTTTCCCaactttctttttgttctttttttggaCCCAAGTTGGTTTGTTTGAGTTTATTAGAACTTGTATATAAGCTATGTATCTCTGTTTACTCATTTTTTAAGTCACTACTCTCCTTTGGagaatggtttaaattgaaggaGTGTCACTGTTTGTTTTAGCTCGGATAAGCGTCGATAAGGTCCCAAAATGTCTTTCTGTTCTGTTGTGTTACGGGATTagctcaatatatatatatatatttatggagTGTTAAAGTGTTTGGCTACGGTTTTGATTAAAAAGCAACTTTTTCTTTACTAAGACAgctactgtttttttttttttggttagaaAGTTGCTGTTTTGATATAAAAGAAAGCTACTGTGTTTTAACTAAACAGCTACTGTTTTGGGTTAGAAGAGTTACTGTTTTGGTCCGGGAAAGTTActggttttaattttttttttttttaaaaaaaagagggaaTTTCTTTTTCCCACGATTTGGATGGGAGTGACTGTCTTATGCTGCTTCTATACCTGCTGAATGTAATCATGGATTTTCCATTTCATAGACAATAAATGAAGCTGCATATGCTGCTGTATCTGCTCAGTGAAACTATCAAATGGCTGAATCTCGTGTTTTTCTAGTCTAGGTTTCAGTCTGTTCCAATTGTTATAGCTCGTATTTATTTGATAGAAGGAAGAAAGTTTGATAATGGTCGAATCTCGTGTTTGCTACTCTAGGTTTCTCATCATACTTCTCAGACTCATCATTGCGTCAAATGGTGAGTCAAGAAAAAGGATTTGAGTTCGCATACTGATATGTAGCATAACGATTTTTTTTTCCGCTCAATTCTACACCAATCAAAACAGAATTTTCCGCTAAATTCTGATTTTAAATGTTAACAATAGTCACTATCCTTGGTTGATGAGCTAGTTTTCTGTTTTCATTTGAACATTATCAAGGTAGCAATTCTGTGTGAAAAAAATGGGGATAGGCATAGGCTCAAGTTTAAATCCTTCATTTTTTGAGATTCAGCTGCCATGTTTATTTAGCTGGGAACTGTTAGTAGTTTAGGTAACCTGAGCATGAGAGGAGTTAGTCCCCTTTCCAGTCCCTCTCTAACCAACTGTCTCTGATAAATGTTTTTCTTGAGGTATCTTCAAACTAAAACAGTGATCCTTTTCTGAAGTTAGGGACTGATTAATTTTGTCAAAGCCAAAAACTTTTCTTATAAACTTTGCTAGTTTAGTTAGTCTCTGATTATCAAATAATGGCTTACCGAAAGAAAAGTAGAGTAGAAATCTGAGCTTTCTTTTCCTGTCAAAGTAAGTTGTGGATAAATGGCATGCTAACTAGATGTCAATTGTAATGTTATGATGTGCAACCGTGGTTGGTTACATAATCATCTCTATCTCCTTCTCTCcctattcttttggcatgatatGGATTTCAAACTCGGGTTTTCACTCTCTATGAACTTAAGTAGTTGATTAGCttaattttatttcctttgatATCAGCACCCTTTTCAGTAACTAGTAGGgcatttcttttatttatttattatttataagaTAGATCCTTTAAGTCTTAAACCTCTGTGTTATGCTAAATGAGCAGCCAAGTATAATCCTGCCATTGCATTCCTACCCACAAAGTGTTAACATACTCTTACGTTCAATGATGTTCTCAGTCTCTTGATTTAATTCTCTATAATGTTTCTAAGATGTGATTAGATGAACACTGTTTCCTTTTTCCCCCTTTCTTTGGTGTAAACTTGTTTGTGACTACCAATCAGAGATCTGAGAAAGGCTATTTGTTGTGATATGAGCGCATGAGAAATTGTTGTGCTTTAGGCATGTTGCCACTGCATATCTTTGAGGAGTCACATCTATTTTGGCTACTTTGACATAACAATACACTGGAAATTGATAAATGGTTTACAACAAGATTATTTGGTTGCTAAATGGGATCCTGTCTGGTTGAGCTTCATCTATACTACATTATCGTTGTTATGTCATATCCTAGCTTACTTTAGATTGTGATGGTGTAATATGAACATGTCTTTAAGCTGTGAGGACAAGATATTACTGGTGGACAACATTATGAATAGCCATTATCTTGCTGTTTGTTTAAAAGGATTGAAGCATGATTATTCTGATAGGCCCATGTCAAAGAAGGTTTTGAAGTATACTATACATCTTTTGGGATTGCCTTTCCTTAGTTGAAAACACATAGGGTAATTAGCTATAAGGAGTGAATCCTTGTCTTTTCACAGCATCAATAGACTTTTACGGATTTCATGAATATGGTGCTATGATTCAATCGGTTGTTGTCCTGTTATTGGCCAAGATTATGCTCTAAAGTATCTTTTTAAGAAATTAAGCTTTCCCAGATTATTTACCTTGAGAGCTAAACACTTGTGTTCTTTAGAACTGTTCCTGAACATTTCTTGAATTCGCCCATTAGTTCCCTAAAACATTTAAGAACTGGTTTTCATGTTGTCGGATAAGTCTAAAGGTTTTCCCTTTCTTGCTAAAAGAGGATTTACTTGTTTTGTCTTCAAGATGCTCAAGATGCAGTTAAGTCATGACCATATTTTGGTCCGGAAATGGGTGAAATCCTCTCTCTGAGGCATGTTTCTTAgaattaggatttttttttttttagttcaagTCCTTGAAAAACTGTTTGTTGGTTGAACCACTGTCACATTTGAAATGGTTGTTCCTACTTTGTGATATGTTATTCAAATGCTACTTCTTTACGTGAATGAATAGCTTCGTCGCTCGTCCAAATTCTTCTTTGAAGTGTTTACGCGAATCCATTATTGCCATTTTAGTTGAAAATCTGTTCGTAAAATAAACAAAAGGTTTCTTTTTTACTGTTTctgatttcctttttttttaattttttttttactgtttcttatttcccttttttaagaaaaaggctACTGGTTTTTTTTACTGTTTctgatttcctttttttttttaaaaaaaatgctgctgtttttttttttttactgtttctgatttcctttttaaaaaagctACTGgtttttttttactgtttctgatttccttttttttttaaaaaaaaaaagctactgATTTTTTTACTGTTTCTGATTTCCCACTGGGCGTGCCAGTAGCcttttgttttcgaaaaaaaaaaaaagggactacGTGTTTTATCCAAGACCTATTTGGTTTATCTGTTCGCCTTCCTACTCGTGTTTAACTTTTAGAAACCATGACTATAGAACTATAGACTTtctctatgttttttttttctttagagAAGAAATTATGTAATTCTTTGAAACCTTGAAATTGTGAACCTGAATAGGTGTCCAGAGATTTATTTTAGCTATCTTTTATCGAAACGCGTCATAGGTCAATTAAGTTCTAACTGAATCAAGGGGAACTAGATCTCCGCTTAATTAGAAGGATTTGGAAAAGTGTCATGCTTTATTTGAATCTATATTAGAGGACTAGttgttagtaaaaaaaaaaaaatgatgtgaTTTCTTATCCTCCATGACATATTCACGGTTTGTTTGTGAAAAGAGAGATACAGTAATAGGAAAATAGCTTGGCCTTAGCAGCTAGAAAGGCAAATCTGACTTGGTTTACCAGAAGCTATGACCTTAGGACCTATGCATTTTAAAGGTATGTTTGGTTAAAGTTCCTGAATTATAATGAACCACTTCCATGCTTGAAAATGATCTCCTTCCTCTTAGAATGCTTGAGGAAACCTATACTGTAGTAAAGTATCTTATTATTTTTATGACTTGTctgaatgaattttgaagtaCCATAGCCCAGCATAACAATTAACTCTCTTTCATTCACTAAAATGTTTGATTTGGTCAAAATTGTTTGAACTCATATGGTTGCCTATAATGGTTCTGTTAGTAAGAGATGTACTACACACAAAGGTGTGAAAATTGTTCAACTTTTAAATACTGTAGAGCTTAGGTTCGTCATAAAATGCGGATAAGTTAGATCATGGTGGGTTTGCTTTATTTTGACACATTTACTTAAGTCAGGTTGATCTCCTCCAAAGTTTGCCTTTTACCTTTGTGCTAGTATATGTTTAGGTGTAGGCTGAACCAAATCTCTCATTATGTTTCCCGGCCCCTTGTTCCTCTGTAAATGAGTAGAGTTTTATTGCATTTGTGTGTTTTACCCTTATATGCAAAAAATGTATGAAGGCAACATGACATTTTGAATGAGCCTAAGACTGAAAGTATCTATTTCCTTATACCTACCTGTTTTGCCCTGTCCTTTATCTGACTGAGCCCATAGATTGTTTCataagtttctttttttttttgtcaaataattAAGAGAGTGTGTATGCTAATTGTTCTGTTGCTAGCATGACCCTTCCTTccctctcttcttcttgatgTACTGCTAAGATAAGGATAATTTGCCTAAGATGATCATCATATTTTGTTTACCTGTGTCTGATGCTGGAGTATAAATCACTCCACTTGTTCTTTCCTTTGGACCGTGTGCATTAAGAATGGTATTGAACATTGATATTATAGCATAACATGTATGATTTGGTAGAATTCTATGTAGGGAATGAGGTTGATCTCTGCCCAGTTGTCTTTGTGTCCCTTAATAACTCTAAGAAGTGGAAGTTTTGTATATGTTGCGCATACATTTAGTGTGTGAAGGCATGTATAAATTTAGTGTgccttttacttttttttttttttttttttttggtgtgtgtgtgtatttcgAGCTAATATGCGGTCACACAGCTAGTTATTTCTTGAGATTGTATATATTCGAgttgaatttttgttttttgctttgCTATTGTATTTTGCTGATTATTGTGGTGAAATAGTGTTAGTATGAGATATTGTTGATTTCAAACTGTTAGTGAGGTAACATATAGATTTGCGTATACGCTGAAGCATATGTCTAAGAAGAGGGGTTTctctaatactccctccggataaaaaaaagagtctacttagccatttgcacgctccttaagaaaatactaattactagacaaaaataggtaacttgactaaactacccctaattaaatgggcattgagatttgatcatataacacataataggggcaaatctggaaaaacaagattaattctttcttgatttgataagtggacactttttttgatacggagggagtagtaaacTTTTGGGTCATTATAGGCAATTTTGTTGTGCATTTTGAGCTAATGTGAGGTCACACAGCTAGTTCTTTCTCCAGAATGTATTCGTTcgagttgattttttttttttttaaaagctaaacaACTTTGCTATTTTCTTTTGCTGATTATTGTGTTGTAATAATGTTAAAAGAAATTGTTGATTTCGAACAGTTTGTGAGGTTCCATACAGATTTGCATATATGCTGAAGCATGTGTATAAGAAGAGGTGTTTCTCTAATAGTAAACTTTTGGGTCATTATAGGCGATTTTGTTGTGTATTTCGAGCCAATGTGAGGTCACACAGCTAGTTCTTTCTCGAGAATGTATTCCTTcgagttgtttttttttttttaaagctaaacaACTTTGCTATTTTCTTTTGCAGTTTACTGTGTTGAAATAATGTTAAAAGAAATTGTTGATTTCGAACAGTTTGTGAGGTTCCGTACAGATTTGCATATATGCTGAAGCATGTGTATAAGAAGAGGGGTTTCTCCAATAGTAAACTTTTGGGTCTCTTTTTGTAATTTTTGCAGCTCAGATGgttatttctttgtttttgctCATATGATGACAATGGAATTTATCAAAACTGAAATTTGTGTTACATTCTTTTTTGGATAAGAATAATTCTATTAGCAATACTTAACCTAATTTTCTGTGAAATTTGTTAGTACGTACTTTTTTTTGGGGTAGTTTAATAATGAGttgtttttaaaattctttaatTAAACTTATATGCTGCATTATAAGtaatgttttattattttaatagtTTAGATATCaagtttactagtataaatTCACTTGGCGGGTATATTTTGGTCACAACCATGTTGGTGTTTCTGTGCAAGAATTTTTAATGGCAAAACCTCTCCTTTGCTTCTTTGTTTTTGTTATCTCTTCGTGTTTGAGGGATAGGTAATTAAGGGGCTTTGGTAGCAATTGAGAACCAAATTAGCCTgttcaaaaaaatttcctaCTTAAGAGTTGGATATTAGCTTCTCTTACTTGGACCGTAATGTTTGTCATATGACACGCTTGTCTAATACTTGACACTCTAATATCATAAGTGGTTTCCTCAATTTTGATTCCTCTTGAAAATTTAGACTGCTGTGCTCCCCTTCCCCCTCTTCTTTTTGTGTATCTTTGTCATGTACTCTTTTGGTGCAATTTTTAGCTTGTTTCATCCGCTTCCTACAGTTGATTGAACATTGAGcatcatttttccttttaatatgCATGCACAAGTGTTCATTCGACTGATTAGTTAACAAAATCTGGTTAAATTCACAAAACAAGGCTGAAACTTGAAGGAGATGAGTTGGGAATTCTTTATTTGATCTGTGGgcttaatttcataaattaaagaTAAATGGCATAACTAGATATTCTGGAAAATTAGTAGTATAGATAGGCATAATTTGAGCAAAATAAATTCTTAAACTGCTCAGACAGCAAGTAGGTTTTATAGTTATTGCTATGCTTTTACTTGATCAAAAAAGGGTTTATAGTTATTGCTGACTGATATCTGAAGTGAATGGTTCTGTTTGCTTAAATTTATGTGTTCATTGTTTGAACTTCTCTTTGATCAGGGTATGGATGCCGAGGATGAAATTCCTGTTTCAACTACAGATCCTTCGACTGTTGTTGGTGATAGTTCGACTGTGGTTAATACTATAGGAGCAATTAATCTTACACCAGTTCAACCTGTCGCTCCACCGGGCGTTCCAACTGTTACCCTTCCTCCTGGTGTGCCTGCAATTGCTTCAAGGCCTGCAGTCCCTACCCCTATTCCTCCCCCATTAGCTCCGTTGCCTGTTCGGCCACCTGTCCTTAGGCCTCCGGTAGCACAGAATGGAGAAGTTCGAGCAAGCGATTCAGATTCTGACCTTGAAGAAATGGGATCTGATCGTGGCACTGCAGACTCAGCTCAAGAATATGAGATATCTGCAGAGAGCAAACTAGCCAGAGAGAGGCAGGAAAAAGCCTTGCAAGAACTTCTGATGAAGAGGCGTGCTGCTGCACTGGCAGTCCCTACAAATGATATGGCTGTTCGGGCCCGCCTTCGAAGGCTTGGTGAACCGATAACTCTCTTTGGAGAAAGGGAGATGGAAAGAAGGGACCGTCTGCGGATGCTTATGGCAAAGCTTGATGCAGAAGGCCAGCTGGAAAAGCTGATGAAAGCTCATGAGGATGAAGAAGCTGCAGCTTCTGCTGCACCCGCAGAGGAGGAGGATATTCAGTACCCTTTTTACACAGAAGGATCAAAAGCACTGTTAGATGCTAGGGTAGAAATCGCAAAGTATTCTTTAGTTAAGTCAGCTTTACGTCTTCATCGTGCAAGGAGGAAAAGGGATGATCCAGATGAAGATGTGGATGCCGAGGTTGATTGGGCTTTGAAGCAAGCAGGGAGCTTGGCCCTTGATTGTAGTGAAATTGGAGATGATCGACCTCTTTTCGGATGTTCGCTTTCACACGACGGAAAGATGCTTGCAACCTGGTAATCTTCTGTGCCTGTCTGTCTTGCTTTTCctcattcttttcttgttctttttagGGGGTGGGGGCTTTGCAGGTGGGATAGATGAACTGTTATTAGTTGGGTAAGTGCTGGCTTTCAGTATAGGTTCATATACCTAAAACCCTGTTCGTGTTCCTCGGTCTGTTTTTCACCTTTACTAACTCATATGAGTGGAATATACTAGCATTTGCTGCTTTTTTTGGCCAGCGATTCCCATATTAAATCTTATGGAAAACATGGTTACCGAGGATTCATATAGTTGAATtcaacttgtttgggactgagACGTAGTTGTTGATTCCCATATTAAATCTAACAGTTAGATGTTCTCTTTGATTGCTTCACTATCATACCAGATGAACTGGAAGTGGGATTTATGTTCCCGTAAGAAAACAGTTGTCATGCTTTTATTAGAGTGTCTTTTAACAGTTATGACTTGCGAGTATGGATTCAAGCAACACCATTTTTACCCCCTTTTCTCCGGTATGCAGTTCTATGAGTGGTATAGCAAAGATATGGAGTATGCCTCAAGTGCAAAAGCTTTCCACCCTAAAAGGTCACACTGAACGAGCTACTGATGTTGTGTTCTCTCCGACAAGCAATCATTTAGCTACTGCATCTGCTGACAAGACCGCAAGGTTATGGAACTCAGAAGGTTCTCACCTCAGAACGTTTGAGGGACATTTGGACCGTCTAGCTCGGATTGCTTTTCATCCTTCTGGAAAGTACTTGGGCACAGCTAGCTTTGACAAAACTTGGAGATTATGGGATGTAGAGAGTGGTGAAGAGTTGCTTTTGCAAGAAGGTCACAGTAGGAGTGTTTATGGATTGTCTTTTCACCATGACGGTTCATTAGTGGCGTCATGCGGGTTGGATGCACTTGTTCGAGTGTGGGACTTAAGGACTGGGCGAAGTATCCTTGCTCTAGAAGGTCATGTTAAACCGGTTAGTCTTTCTTTGATATGTGACGTCCTTTTCCTTTGTATGCTTTAGGGATTATGAGAAGACAAAATATGAATTCTGctacttattttatttattggttCCAGGTTCTTGGTGTCAGTTTTTCTCCCAATGGTTATCATTTGGCTAGTGGCGGTGAAGACAATACCTGTCGTATCTGGGACTTAAGGCAGAGAAAATCTTCGTACATCATACCTGCTCACTCCAGTCTTATCTCTCAAGTTAAGTTTGAGCCTCAGGAGGGATACTTTTTGGCTACAGCTTCCTATGATATGACTGCTAAGGTATAACTTAAGTCTTTTTATGTTTGTGCTACTTTGTGGATATTTTTCATTACTTGTATTTATGTTTTTCAATCTTAAACTTATATTTCAGGTGTGGTCATCAAGGGATTTCAAGCCTGTAAAGACACTATCTGGACATGAAGCAAAGATCATGTCATTGGATGTTGCGGCAGGCAAGTTCCATTTAATTTCAATGAATGAGTTCAGAGTTCAATAACTTATGATGATGacatttagttttaaacttTTACCTCATCAAAAAAAGAATGAGTTCAAGGTTCAATAACTTATGATGATGACATTTTCTAGTTTTCTGGCCTAGATAGGAGAATTAATTTCATTGCTTGTGATTTCTGGGGATGCAAAggctaatatttttcatgacggCTTATTCCATGCTATCCACCTGCCAAGAAAATGATGATATCCTTTAGAATCTCAAACCTTTGTTTCAAATTTCACATATGCTTATTTGtctattttacttttatttggTGCAGATGGACAGTTCATCACTACCGTGTCGTACGATCGAACAATCAAGCTGTGGTCAAGCAAAAACATCCAGAAGGATGAGAAAATGGACATTGACTAGATTTTTACCTAAGTTTGTAGGAGTCTTACCATTTTATGGGATTATCTGGAAGAGAGTTGAAtatgttaaattgttgttaAGAATCCCTGTGGAAAATTGAAGCACAAGGCCCTTTGCTCATTCTGTATTCTGTAAGGCCGCCTTCAATAAATGAAGTAgtgacatatttttttttttctaatgtaTTTTATAAGCTAATCAGAAACTTGAGATGCCAAAAGGTATTTTAATTCttaaacaaatctatatctGAAATATTGTTGATAAAACCAGTGCTTTTCTTTTTCGTTGGATGCATTGTGTGTATATAACTATATATCATTGTAAATCAGTAGTTGCAATGATTGTAGAAACTTTGCTTAAGCGGGAATATACAAATTAGGGATTCGGGTTTATTTCGAAGTAGATTCGAAGTGTTCGAGTGTGGATTTGAGACCCCGCGcccacttcgctgcacccgaagaaggtcGGTAAATCTTCCTTTAGTATTTCGCCTCCTATTTTAGTCTTAATTGTTAATTTCTGTCATGCCTTAGTTGTCGTATGTTTGGTTGCTGCTTGATTTAATTTCCAGCTCAGTAGTTAACAGAGCTTAGTTTGTTTGTGTATCGATTCAATCCAGTTAATTTCTGTATTTATATGTTCGTAAGAGTTTATCCGAAGGTGATTGAGCCTGATAGTTTTTTTTAAAGCATTTATTATGGATA
Protein-coding sequences here:
- the LOC132042612 gene encoding U4/U6 small nuclear ribonucleoprotein PRP4-like protein isoform X1 encodes the protein MCIRRGVSPIVNFWGMDAEDEIPVSTTDPSTVVGDSSTVVNTIGAINLTPVQPVAPPGVPTVTLPPGVPAIASRPAVPTPIPPPLAPLPVRPPVLRPPVAQNGEVRASDSDSDLEEMGSDRGTADSAQEYEISAESKLARERQEKALQELLMKRRAAALAVPTNDMAVRARLRRLGEPITLFGEREMERRDRLRMLMAKLDAEGQLEKLMKAHEDEEAAASAAPAEEEDIQYPFYTEGSKALLDARVEIAKYSLVKSALRLHRARRKRDDPDEDVDAEVDWALKQAGSLALDCSEIGDDRPLFGCSLSHDGKMLATCSMSGIAKIWSMPQVQKLSTLKGHTERATDVVFSPTSNHLATASADKTARLWNSEGSHLRTFEGHLDRLARIAFHPSGKYLGTASFDKTWRLWDVESGEELLLQEGHSRSVYGLSFHHDGSLVASCGLDALVRVWDLRTGRSILALEGHVKPVLGVSFSPNGYHLASGGEDNTCRIWDLRQRKSSYIIPAHSSLISQVKFEPQEGYFLATASYDMTAKVWSSRDFKPVKTLSGHEAKIMSLDVAADGQFITTVSYDRTIKLWSSKNIQKDEKMDID
- the LOC132042612 gene encoding U4/U6 small nuclear ribonucleoprotein PRP4-like protein isoform X2, coding for MCIRRGVSPIGMDAEDEIPVSTTDPSTVVGDSSTVVNTIGAINLTPVQPVAPPGVPTVTLPPGVPAIASRPAVPTPIPPPLAPLPVRPPVLRPPVAQNGEVRASDSDSDLEEMGSDRGTADSAQEYEISAESKLARERQEKALQELLMKRRAAALAVPTNDMAVRARLRRLGEPITLFGEREMERRDRLRMLMAKLDAEGQLEKLMKAHEDEEAAASAAPAEEEDIQYPFYTEGSKALLDARVEIAKYSLVKSALRLHRARRKRDDPDEDVDAEVDWALKQAGSLALDCSEIGDDRPLFGCSLSHDGKMLATCSMSGIAKIWSMPQVQKLSTLKGHTERATDVVFSPTSNHLATASADKTARLWNSEGSHLRTFEGHLDRLARIAFHPSGKYLGTASFDKTWRLWDVESGEELLLQEGHSRSVYGLSFHHDGSLVASCGLDALVRVWDLRTGRSILALEGHVKPVLGVSFSPNGYHLASGGEDNTCRIWDLRQRKSSYIIPAHSSLISQVKFEPQEGYFLATASYDMTAKVWSSRDFKPVKTLSGHEAKIMSLDVAADGQFITTVSYDRTIKLWSSKNIQKDEKMDID
- the LOC132042612 gene encoding U4/U6 small nuclear ribonucleoprotein PRP4-like protein isoform X3, encoding MDAEDEIPVSTTDPSTVVGDSSTVVNTIGAINLTPVQPVAPPGVPTVTLPPGVPAIASRPAVPTPIPPPLAPLPVRPPVLRPPVAQNGEVRASDSDSDLEEMGSDRGTADSAQEYEISAESKLARERQEKALQELLMKRRAAALAVPTNDMAVRARLRRLGEPITLFGEREMERRDRLRMLMAKLDAEGQLEKLMKAHEDEEAAASAAPAEEEDIQYPFYTEGSKALLDARVEIAKYSLVKSALRLHRARRKRDDPDEDVDAEVDWALKQAGSLALDCSEIGDDRPLFGCSLSHDGKMLATCSMSGIAKIWSMPQVQKLSTLKGHTERATDVVFSPTSNHLATASADKTARLWNSEGSHLRTFEGHLDRLARIAFHPSGKYLGTASFDKTWRLWDVESGEELLLQEGHSRSVYGLSFHHDGSLVASCGLDALVRVWDLRTGRSILALEGHVKPVLGVSFSPNGYHLASGGEDNTCRIWDLRQRKSSYIIPAHSSLISQVKFEPQEGYFLATASYDMTAKVWSSRDFKPVKTLSGHEAKIMSLDVAADGQFITTVSYDRTIKLWSSKNIQKDEKMDID